Within the Metasolibacillus fluoroglycofenilyticus genome, the region GCTGTATTATCGCACCTAATTTTGCTTTAGGGGCAGTCTTAATGATGAAATTTGCAAGAGAGGCAGCTAAATATTTCGATGATGTTGAAATTATTGAAATGCATCATGATAAAAAGCTAGATGCGCCAAGTGGCACAGGTGTAAAAACAGCACAAATGATTGCTGAGGTACGCCAAGGAAAAGTACAGGGACATCCTGAGGAACATGAAACAATTACAGGTGCACGTGGGGGCGATTTTGATGGCATGCGCATCCATTCTGTACGATTACCGGGTCTTGTTGCACATCAGCAAGTTTTATTTGGTGGGGAGGGGCAATTGCTAACAATTCGCCATGATTCTTTAAATCGCCAATCATTTATGAACGGTATTGTCTTTTGTGTTGAAACCGTAGTAGGTATTGAGCACCTTGTATATGGGCTTGAAAATATACTATAGAATGGACTGACAAAAAATGAAAATCGCATTAATTGCACATGATCGAAAAAAGGATGATTTAGTCCAATTTGCTATTGCATATAGTGATATATTAGTACAGCATGATTTATATGCTACAGGAACAACAGGTACGCGCATTCAAGAGGCGACAGGATTAGCCATTCAGCTATTTCGTTCTGGACCACTCGGTGGTGACCAGCAAATAGGTGCAATGATCGCCAATAACGATATGGATATGGTGTTTTTCTTCCGTGATCCATTAACAGCGCAGCCACACGAGCCAGATGTAACAGCGCTCGTTCGTTTATGCGATGTGTATCATATCCCCCTTGCAACAAATATGGGAACTGCAGAAATTTTATTAAAAGGCTTGCAGGAAGGGCTAGTGGATTGGCGTCTAATTGCAGAGCGTAGAAAATAAGTTTGATATGGAGGGGTACAATGAAAAAGCTGAAAATTGGTATTACATGCTACCCAACAGTTGGTGGTTCGGGTGTTATCGCAACAGAGCTTGGCAAAATGCTTGCGGAGCGTGGCCATGAAATTCATTTTATTACATCGAGCGTACCTTTTCGTTTAAATAAAATTTATTCAAATATTTTTTTTCACGAGGTTGAAGTAAACAATTATTCTGTTTTTCAATATTCACCGTACGATATCGCATTAGCAAGCAAAATGGCAGATGTAATACAGAATGAGGAGCTCGATATTTTGCATGTACATTATGCCGTGCCGCATGCTGTATGTGCCGTACTAGCAAAAGCAATGTCGAAAAAAGATGTGCGCATTATTACAACATTGCATGGGACAGATATTACTGTTTTAGGGCAAGATTCAGGTCTGACGCAGGCAATTAAATATGGCATAGAACAGTCGGACATTGTCACGGCTGTTTCCAACGCTTTAAAGGAGCAAACATATGAGCTAATCAACACGAAAAAGCCAATCGAAACAGTTTATAATTTTGTTGATGAGAATATTTTTAAGCCCTTCAATGCGGAATATTTGAAGGAACAATTTGGCATTAAGCCATATGAAAAGGTGTTAATTCATGTCTCAAACTTCAGAAAAATTAAAAATTTGCCAGATGTAATTGAATCGTTTATGAAAGTGCGGATGCAAATGGAGGCAAAGCTCATCCTAGTAGGAGATGGTCCTGAAAAGCATCGCGTAATGGAGCAAGTAAAAAACACGCCGTATAGTGGAGACGTGTTGTTTTTAGGGAAGCAGGAAAATATTGCGGAGCTATATGCGATTAGCGATTTGAAGCTGCTATTATCTGAAAAAGAGTCATTTGGCTTAGTTTTATTAGAAGCGATGGCTTGTGGGGTCCCTGGCATTGGAACAACAATTGGGGGTATCCCAGAAGTAATTGAGCATGGTCGGAATGGTTATCTTGTTGCACTACACGATACGAATGCGGTAGCAGACTATGCAATTTCGTTGCTACAGGATGAAACAAAGCTTCAACAATTTCGTGATGCCGCTACCCGAACAGCACAGGAAAAATTTCAATCGACAAAAATTATTGAGCAATATGAAAGCTTATATGAGCGCCTATTAGGAATGATGCAATGATGTGGAAAGCAGCAAAGCGAGTAATTGAAAAAATTGAGCAGGCGGGCTTTGAAGCGGTTTTTGTCGGAGGAGCAGTTCGAGATTTCATTATTGGGCAGCCAAATAACGATGTTGATATTGCTACAAGTGCTTTACCAGCAGAAATCAAAGCCATTTTTAATGAAACAATTGATGTTGGTATTGAGCATGGGACCGTATTAGTGTTAGATGAGGGTGAACCAATTGAGGTAACGACTTATCGTACGGATGGGCTTTACACAGACCATCGCAGGCCAGATGCAGTTACATTTGTCCGTAACTTAGAGGATGATTTAGCGCGGCGTGATTTTACGATGAATGCGATGGCGATGACGCGAGATGGAGTAATTATTGATTTGTATAATGGGCAAGAGGATATTCAGCGTAAAGTGATTCGTGCAGTTGGGCAAGCTGAGCAGCGTTTTAAGGAAGATGCTCTACGTATGATGCGGGCGATTCGTTTTAGCGCACAGCTCGGCTTTACAATTGAATCTACTACATTGTCAGCAATTCAATCATTGGCTGAGCAAATTCAATATGTAGCGAGGGAACGTATTCATGCTGAATTAAATAAAATATGGACAAGCCGTTCCCCTGTACAAGGAGTTGCGATGCTCCGACAAACTACATTAAATCAATTTTTGCAAGGCACATTTGTAGTAGCTGATTGGAAGAGCTTTCAAACAGAAAATCCACTCGTCGGCTGGGCCTATTTTTACGTATTAAATGAACAGGAGGCATTTTTCTCCTACTATAAATGCTCGAATAAGGAAAAAGAATTTGCCAAGCAAGTAGCAGAGGCCTATGGAAAATTGCAGGCTAGCTGGCAAGTGCTTGATTATTTTTATTATGATATCGAAGTGCTAAACACGGCTTTCGATATTGCGCTCTGGCGTGAACATGAAATAGCTTTATCCAAGCATGAAATTGCGCTGAAAAAAGCACAACTGCCAATTGCGACAGCGCAGCAGCTCGCAATTAGTGGACGTGATGTAATTGAATGGGCGCAAAAAAAGGGCGGTCCATGGCTAAAAACAGCGTTAGATGCAGCACTATACGCTGTATTAACAAGGCAAGTAGAAAATAACAAAGAGCAATTAAAGGAATGGTTTTATGACATCTATAAAGGATAAAATATTGCAGCGCTTTTTAGCAGCGGCTGGTGAACCAATAAGCGGCCAGCAGTTAGCCGACGAGCTACTCGTGTCAAGAACGGCTATTTGGAAGCATATGCAAGCGCTCCAACAGGATGGTTATACATTTGAAGTCATTAAGAAAAAGGGCTATAAATTAATTGCTAAATCAAATAGGCTTGATGAGATGCAAATTGCTGCCCATTTGAAGACGGCTCGCTATGGTCAAAAAATTTATCATTTTGATGAGGTAGAGTCAACGCAAATTGTAGCGCACGAATTGATTCGTAATGGCGCGGCAGATGGCACGGTAGTCATTGCAGAAAAGCAAACAGCGGGACGTGGTCGAATGCAGCGCCCGTGGGATTCGGCTGAAGGTCAAGGTGTTTGGATGACAACAATCATCCGCCCGAATATTTTACCGCATCAAGCACCGCAGTTTACACTTGTCGCTGCTGTTGCTCTTACACATGCGATAAGAGAAGTATGCCAAAACTTTAAGCCAGCAATTAAGTGGCCGAATGACATTTTAATTGACGGCAAAAAATGTGTCGGCATTTTAACGGAAATGGTGGCGGAAGCTGACCGAATACAAGCCCTCTTAATCGGTACAGGTATTAATGTCAATCAACAGCCAGAGGATTTTTCACAGGAGGTACGTGGCGTTGCAACATCGTTAGCCATTGAAGAAGGCAGAAAAATTGATCGAGCCCTTTTTGTTGCAAAATATCTCGGCCATTTGGAACAGTTGAGTGATATCTATGTAAAAGAAGGCTTTGCTCCAATTAAAACACTTTGGGAAGCAGCATCAAACACAATTGGCAAGCATGTGCGTGCAACGACATTACGCGAAATTATTGAAGGTCAAGCAATCGGTATTACAGAAGCGGGTGTTCTTGAAATTCGCACAGCAAATGGCGAAATCAAAAGCGTTTACTCAGCAGATATCGAAATTCAATGAAGCGGCAGATGGATGAGCGGAATTGGCAAATATATTTGAGAAGCCGCAAATAAACAAAGGCAAGTCGCAAATATATTTTAGAAAACGCAAATAACTTATAAAAAAGCGCAAATAAATCAATGAAATTTGCAGATATTCCCTAAGAAAAGTGCAAATATCTTCAAAATAATAATTAAAATTAATAAAACATTGTACTGTACGTTTTCATCAAAACTTGTTATAGTATGGCTAAGGACAGTATCTGTATAGAACTGTACCGATAGTGCAATTTAACTTGATTCAGCAAAAGTCCCTTACTTTTAAAAATAGCGGGATGAATGCTGGAAAAGTAACTAAGCCAGAGGAGTGCTTAAACCCTAGCTGATTCAAGTTAAGCCTCCGGCGGATGTCACAGATTTTGAAGGGGAGTTTTCGAGTTAACTCGAAAAAATCTGGACACAATTACGTCGAGGCGTAATTGATTGAATAACAGTCTGCCTTGATCTAATTAGACAGGGACGGAAGAAAACGGAGCGTTCATAATTTTTACAGTACAACGCAACCCTTCTGTCCAATTTTGGATAGAAGGGTTTTTTATGTTTTCTTCTCACACTAGAAGGAGGATTCATATGAAAACAACAAGTGAATTTTTGAAAATGAAGCAGCAAGGTGAAAAAATCGTAATGATTACAGCATACGATTATCCGAATGCTAAATTTTCAGAGGATGCAGCAGTAGATATGATTTTAGTTGGTGATTCTTTAGGGATGGTTGTGCTTGGCTATGAGTCAACGATGCGTGTCACAGTCGATGATATGATTCATCATAGTAAAGCTGTGCGACGTGGCGCACCAAACACATTTATCGTCGTTGATATGCCATTCGGTTCTTATCATGGCGATATGAATGACACATTGAAAACGGCTGTACGCATGATGCAAGAAACAAATGCGAATGCATTGAAGCTTGAAGGAGCAGGCGATGTGATTCCTGTCATTAAAAAGCTAACAGATGCAGGCATTCCTGTCGTAGCACACCTAGGTTTATTGCCACAATCAGCAGGTGTACTTGGTGGCTACAAAGTGCAAGGAAAAACAGCAGAGCAAGCACAGCAATTAATTGCAGATGCGAAGGCTTGTGAGGCTGCAGGTGCAGCGGCAGTTGTTTTAGAATGTATCCCACATCAGCTAACAGAGGCGATTTCACAAGCTTTAACAATCCCGACAATCGGTATTGGTGCGGGCGTAGAGGCAGATGGGCAAGTGCTTGTTTTCCATGACCTAGTGCAGTATGGCAAACATCATATCCCGAAATTTGTTAAAGCCTTCTCGCATGTAGGGGATGAAGTAGAGCATGGCATTACAAGCTATGTGCGTGAAGTGAAGGCGGGAACATTCCCAGCAGTGGAGCATCAATTTACAATGAAGGATGAAGAGCTTACCCAGCTTTACGGAGGCGTCAAATAAATGAAAGTTGTAACAACAATTGCGGAATTAAAGCAATATGTTCATCAGGCAAAGAAAGAGCAAAAGTCAATTGGCTTAGTTCCGACGATGGGTTATTTACATGATGGACATTTAACGCTAGCTCGCACAGCAAAGGCAGACAATGATGTAGTCATTATGAGCATATTTGTTAATCCTACCCAGTTTGGACCGAATGAAGACTTTGAATCCTATCCGCGTGATTTACCGCGTGATACAGCGTTAGCACAATCAGCAGGTGTCGATTTAGTTTTTGCTCCGAGCGTAGAGGAGATGTACCCAGCGGATGGCGGTATACAGTTACTGGCAGGACGCCAAGCGACAATTTTATGCGGTGCAAGTCGTCCGGGACATTTTGATGGTGTCATACAAGTCGTTGCAAAGCTATTTCATTTAGCTGAGCCGACGCGTGCTTATTTCGGACAAAAAGATGCACAGCAAGTTGCTATTATTGAAACGATGGTACGTGATTTTAATTTTCCGCTAGAAATTCAAACAATTCCCATTGTTCGTGAGGAGGATGGACTTGCAAAATCGAGCCGCAATGTTTATTTGTCGGAGCAAGAACGAGCGCAAGCACCAGCGATTTTTGCGGCATTAAATTTAGCGCAGCAGCATTTTTTACAAACGAAAAATGCTGGGGAAGCAATTGGTATTGCAAAGCAGCATATTACAAAAAATACAGCAGGTCGCATTGATTATTTACAGCTTTTAAGCTATCCTGATTTAGCAATCGTCACACCACAAACGGAAAAATTTTTACTAGCAGTAGCTGTTTATATTGGTAAAACAAGATTAATTGATAATTTAATTTTTTCACTAAAAGGGGAATAAACAATGTTTCGCATGATGATGAATAGTAAAATACATCGCGCACAAGTAACACAGGCAGATTTAAATTATGTTGGCTCTATTACGATTGATGAGGATATTTTAGATGCGGTAGGAATGCTACCGAACGAAAAAGTGCATATCGTCAACAACAATAATGGTGCACGCTTTGAAACGTATATTATCGCAGGTGAGCGAGGAAGCGGCGTTATTTGTGTGAATGGTGCAGCAGCACGACTTGTGCAAAAAGGCGATATCGTAATTATCATTTCATACGTCTATGTAGACGCCAACGAGGCTCGTGACCATAAGCCGACTGTGGCAATTATGGGAGAAAACAATACAATTAAACAAATGATTAGCTACGAGCCAGAAGCAACGGTGATGTAGGAAATAAAAAAGTGAAATCGCATTATGGTTTCACTTTTTTTCATCATATTTTCTTCCACAATTCATTCATTTATGTTACACTATAAGCAATTCTACTAGAACGGGGGTGAAAAAGAATGATTCAAAACGCTATGACTACAGGTGTAAAAGTGGATACTGCAATGTACTTTGCACGTGTAATTACTTTTGATTTTGCGTCTAACGGGACAAGTGTGTCCTTTTTTAAGCAAATCAAAATACGAAACGTAGCGGATTAACCATTCTTTTTCACTATAGTGAGGAAAAGACTGCATGTTAATGTGCAGTCTTTTTTGTTGTTTAAAATGCTTTTTCCGCACGTTCTTGGAGGCATAATGATGCAAATAAAAGCAGAGAAAATCCACAAAACAATTGGTAGCAATGAAATTTTCGTAGGTTTACAGTTAGAAGTTAATGCGGGAGAACATATTGCCATTGTAGGACCAAATGGCTGTGGTAAAACAACCTTGCTACATATATTAGCAGGCGAAGATACAGCGGATGTAGGTCATATTATTAAAAGTAAAGACGCAACAATTGGCTATTTATATCAAATATCAAATTACCCGAACGATACAGTGAGAGGCGTATTAGCGCAAGCCTTTGGGCCAATTTTCGAACTGAAAGAAAAGATGGAGAAGCTAGAGCAGCAAATGCATAATGAGGAAGTTACGCCAAAGCTTTTACAACAATATGGGCAAGTGCAGGAGCAATTTATCCAGCAGGGTGGCTATGAAATAGATTCACAACTAGCAGCAATTGCGAACGGATTAGGAATTGCTACTCTTTTAACACAGCCATTTGAGGCGTTGAGTGGCGGTGAAAAGACGAAGGTGATGCTAGGTCAATTACTATTGCAAAGCCCATCTATTCTGTTATTAGATGAGCCGACCAATCATTTAGATATGGATGCCATTGAATGGCTTGAAAACTATGTGCAAAACTTTGAAGGCATTGTTATCGCTGTCTCACATGACCGCCAATTTATGAATCAATTTGCACATAAAATTATCGAGATTGAGGATGGGCAAGCATTTACTTATCATGGCAATTACGATGCCTTTGTTAAGCAAAAGCAGGAGAAAATTGAACAACAATTTGCCCAATATGAGGAACAGCAGAAAAAAATCAAAAAAATGCAGGAAACGATTAAGCGTTTAAAGCAATGGGCAAATGAGGCTAACCCACCGAGTGATAGCTTACATCGTCGAGCGAAAAGCATGGAAAAGGCATTGGCACGTATAGAGCGTGTAAAAAAACCGACAAGCACGAAAAAAATGAACCTAGCATTAACGATGTCCGAGCGTAGTGGCAAAGAGGTGCTGTCCCTTGAAAATATTACACATAGCTATGGACGTACATTATTTTTAAATAGTCATTTAGCGGTTTATTTTCAAGATAGGCTAGCGATTGTTGGTCAAAATGGCTGTGGCAAATCAACTTTATTAAAAATGGTAACAGGTCAGGTCGTTCCACAGCAAGGACTTTGTAAGCTCGGTAGCAATGTTAAAATAGGCTATCTGTCACAACAATTCGATTACAGTAATATAGAAATACGGGTAGTTGATGCCTTTCGAGATATAGTAGCTGTATCTGAGGCAGAGGCAAGACATAATTTAGCGCAGTTTTTATTTTACGGCTATGATGTTTTCAAAAAAATAAAGGATTTAAGCGGTGGCGAGAAAATGCGCTTACGTCTCGCGCAGCTCATGCATCAGCAAATTAATTTATTATTGCTAGATGAGCCAACGAATCACCTTGATATTGAATCACGTGAGGTGCTAGAGGATACATTAGAAGCCTTTGAAGGTACGATTATCGCTGTCTCACATGACCGCTATTTTTTGCAAAAGCTATTTACGAAAATAGCCTGGATTGAGCAGCAACAGCTCACTGTCTATGAAGGAGACTATGAATGGGCAAAGGCAAAACGTGAAACCACTTGCCAAGTTATTGAAAAAGTCCATGTAGAGAAAGTTCAACGAAAAAAGCAATTCTCTATTTTAGAGCAAATTGAAAAATTAGAAATGAAATTAAAAGAGCCAACACTTCCTACCACTCAGCGCACAAAATTAGAGCAACAGCTAGAGGCATCGTATGAGAAGTGGTTATTAGAAGAATAGGAGGTGAAAACCAGATGTGGTTATTATATTTATAAGCCGATACGAGTTGTAAACAGCTCGTATCGATAGTCACTATCGGTACGAAAAAATATTTTTTCGGAGGTAGTGCAAAATGGAACAATTGCAATTTGAAATAAAACAATTAACACATAATTATTTAGATAAAGAAATTTTAAAGATTCCTTATTTAGCAGTGCATCAACTACAGCGTATTGGCATCGTAGGGAATAACGGTGCTGGCAAAAGTACATTGCTTAAGCTGCTGGCAGGAAGGATTTCCCCGACAATAGGACATATAAATAGCTTTGTTGATGCACTCTATATGGACCAAATTGATTTGCAAGTGGGAAATCATATTGATTATGCATTGCAAGGGAAGCTGAATGTTGGTGCACAGCATGCCCATTTGAGTGGAGGTGAGCAAACTCGATTGAAGCTAGCGGAGCTTTTGTCGACATATGCTCCTTGTTATTTATTAGATGAGCCGACTTCGCATTTAGACCAAGATGGCATTCAGTTTTTGATTGATGAATTGACTTACTATTATGGGACACTTATTATTGTCAGTCATGATAGAGCATTGTTAGATGCTGTTGTCGATACAATTTGGGAAGTGAAGAACGGCGCAGTACATGTTTATACAGGCAATTACAGCGCCTATAAAGAGCAAAAGGAACTAGAGCGTCAAATGCAGCAACAAGCTCATGAGACTTATATCAAAGAGAAAGGTCGATTAGAGGCAGCCGCCGCAGATAAAATGAAGCGCGCGGAGCAAATGGCGCAGGCAAAAAGTATGTCACGCAAAGAGGCGAAGGCAAAGCCAAATCGCATGTTTGAAACAAAGTCGAAAGCCTCTGGACAGAAGGCTTTGCACAGAGCAGCAAAGGCGATGGAGGAGCGCGTGCAGCAGTTACAGGCAGTTGAAAAACCTGAAGCTGAGCGCATATTTCATTTTGCCCATCAGGCAATTACGGAATTGCATAATAAAGTGCCAATTTTGGCAAATGATTTTACGCTAATGGCTGGTGATAAGCTGCTATTACAACGCGTCTCTTTTCAAATTCGCCAAGGTCAAAAAATCGCTATTACAGGCGCTAATGGTAGCGGTAAAAGTACATTGCTGAAGGCCATTGCAGAAGGGGCAGAAGGTATTGATATATCGCCAAAAGTGAAAATCGGTTATTTTAGGCAAATGAGCTATCAATTCGAAGCTTCTGAAACATTGCTGCAATTTGCGAAGTCGCATGCTGTCTACGATGAAGGCTTTTTAAGAAAGGTATTAGCTGCCATGCATTTTACACAAACTGATTTGCGCAAAAGTGTTCGCGATTTAAGTGGTGGTGAAGCGATGCGCCTACAGCTTGCTTTGTTATTTGTTGGGGATTACAATGTATTATTGCTCGATGAGCCAACTAATTTTTTAGATATTACATTACTGGAAGCGTTGGAGCAATTTATTTTAGGCTATCAAGGCACTGTGCTTATTGTGTCGCATGACGCAAGCTTTTTAAAGCAAACAACAACAGTGCGTTACCATTTAGCAAAGCAAAAATTAATTTTGCAATAAATGAAAAGGGCGTCCAAAAGGCCATGCATTTACCGGCTTTTGGGCGCTTTTGTTTGTAGAGAACTGCCATTGTTCACGAGAAATTGCCTTTATGCTCAATGCAAAGAAGAACCCTTAAAATAACTTTTTAGACAGTTCTTTCTTTTTTGAGTATGCTTTATATAATACTTTCGCTTTTATAAGAGAATTTTTGAAATATTTAACAAATGTAGAACAAATTCTTGAACAACTCAGTAGTTACACATGTTAAAGGGAGCACTGTTTAATATTGTTGTTACAATAGGAGATGAAGTAGATTGGGATATATTAAAGAATTACGAAAAATAGTAGGCAGTCGCCCACTGATTATGGTCGGTGCTTGTATTATTATTATGAATGAACAGAATGAAATTCTTTTACAACATCGTAAAGATAATGATTGCTGGGGATTGATTGGAGGTTCTATGGAACTTGGAGAATCTTTAGAGCAAGTCGCTTATAGAGAGATGTTAGAAGAAACAGGTTTGAATGCGAAACAACTTACTTTGTTTAAAATATATTCAGGTGAAGACTTCTATTATCAGTATCCGCATGGAGATGAAGTTTACTTAGTTGTAGCAGCTTATGAGTGCAAGAGCTATACAGGAATGTTACGACATGATAAGAAAGAAGCGTTTGAAGTGCGATTTTTCCCATTAAATCAATTGCCATCGAAGTTTAATCCAGCAGACCAACCAATATGGATGGAATATTTAAAAAGAGGGCTATCCTAGAAGTCAAACTTCTCCTCAGCGCAGTGAAAACTAACTTTACCCTTATTTTAAATTCAAAAGGAGATGGCTAAATCTAGTGTTTCCCCCATTTTCAAAGAAATACTACTCCATTTTATTTAATGATTTCTTTGATGAAATATCACCGAAGCGTCCCATAAGCAGTGCATTGCCTATTTTTGGGACGCTCTTCATTTTTAACCTTGTGCTTGCATATACACTTCCTCATACGGCTGGACGATGACGAAGCCGTCCCCTTCGAAACGCATTTGGAAGGATTCCCCGCTGCCTCGACCGATAAATGTTTTAAAGGAAATATCTGTTTGGAATTCAGGTTGTAAATTGCCTGACCATGCTACTGTTGCATTTGGGTCGGTAATAACGGGTTTACCGGGCGTTACGCGCAAAGTTAGAGGCTCGTAATGTGTCGTAATCGCAATAAGCCCTGTGCCTTCACAGCGAATATTAAATAAACCACCAGCCATCATACCAGCAACTCTTTTCATTAATTTAATCTCATGCTTAATTGTTGGTTCAAAGGCAAGGAGATCATTACCATTTACGTAAATAGCTTCATTTTGCAAATGCAAAATAATAATTTTCTTCCCGCTATCGGCTAAATAAAGTTTGCCTTTACCTGTTGCCTTCATAAGAGAAGCGCCCTCGCCTGTAAAAGCTTTTTTAAATAAAGTTCCAAGCCCATGCTCTAAAATACCCTCACGCTCAAATTTTATTTTCCCATTGTAGGCAACCATTGAGCCTGCTTTTGCCCAAACAAGATTTTCTAAATTGACTTCTAGCATGCGCGGAGTTTCTAGCTCAAAAAAGCCTTCTCCACGATCTAGCTGCTCTGTTTCCTTAATAAATTGTGAAATTGAATATTTATTCATAATGCCACACCCTTCCGTTTTTTACATATACGTATAAATCATATGAGAAGTTTCAAAAATAGATTACGGTTCATGCCATCATCGTGAGGAACGTTTTCCATTAAATATAGATAAATGGCTTGCAGAATACAATATATCAATGACTACAATAATTGCCCAAATCATAGAAGCATGGTATAAAAATTCGCTTGGATAAGGGGAATTTTTGAACTGGTCTGTTGTAAACCATTCACCTATCGTGGAAATATAATAACCAAATTGCGAAAACGATTCCATGCCAATTGCCCAAAAAATAAGCTGTGCGATAACAAAAATAATTACATGTACCGTTGTCATAATAATATCTTTACGCTTCTTATAATGAGGGTTCTTCTCTTTTGCAATTATTTGATGGTCCTTTGCTGTTAATAAATCAATACCGCGATAATTTCCTATTTTTACACGCATCCATCTATCTAA harbors:
- a CDS encoding NUDIX hydrolase, with the protein product MGYIKELRKIVGSRPLIMVGACIIIMNEQNEILLQHRKDNDCWGLIGGSMELGESLEQVAYREMLEETGLNAKQLTLFKIYSGEDFYYQYPHGDEVYLVVAAYECKSYTGMLRHDKKEAFEVRFFPLNQLPSKFNPADQPIWMEYLKRGLS
- the abc-f gene encoding ribosomal protection-like ABC-F family protein, whose product is MEQLQFEIKQLTHNYLDKEILKIPYLAVHQLQRIGIVGNNGAGKSTLLKLLAGRISPTIGHINSFVDALYMDQIDLQVGNHIDYALQGKLNVGAQHAHLSGGEQTRLKLAELLSTYAPCYLLDEPTSHLDQDGIQFLIDELTYYYGTLIIVSHDRALLDAVVDTIWEVKNGAVHVYTGNYSAYKEQKELERQMQQQAHETYIKEKGRLEAAAADKMKRAEQMAQAKSMSRKEAKAKPNRMFETKSKASGQKALHRAAKAMEERVQQLQAVEKPEAERIFHFAHQAITELHNKVPILANDFTLMAGDKLLLQRVSFQIRQGQKIAITGANGSGKSTLLKAIAEGAEGIDISPKVKIGYFRQMSYQFEASETLLQFAKSHAVYDEGFLRKVLAAMHFTQTDLRKSVRDLSGGEAMRLQLALLFVGDYNVLLLDEPTNFLDITLLEALEQFILGYQGTVLIVSHDASFLKQTTTVRYHLAKQKLILQ
- a CDS encoding AIM24 family protein, which translates into the protein MNKYSISQFIKETEQLDRGEGFFELETPRMLEVNLENLVWAKAGSMVAYNGKIKFEREGILEHGLGTLFKKAFTGEGASLMKATGKGKLYLADSGKKIIILHLQNEAIYVNGNDLLAFEPTIKHEIKLMKRVAGMMAGGLFNIRCEGTGLIAITTHYEPLTLRVTPGKPVITDPNATVAWSGNLQPEFQTDISFKTFIGRGSGESFQMRFEGDGFVIVQPYEEVYMQAQG
- the abc-f gene encoding ribosomal protection-like ABC-F family protein, with product MQIKAEKIHKTIGSNEIFVGLQLEVNAGEHIAIVGPNGCGKTTLLHILAGEDTADVGHIIKSKDATIGYLYQISNYPNDTVRGVLAQAFGPIFELKEKMEKLEQQMHNEEVTPKLLQQYGQVQEQFIQQGGYEIDSQLAAIANGLGIATLLTQPFEALSGGEKTKVMLGQLLLQSPSILLLDEPTNHLDMDAIEWLENYVQNFEGIVIAVSHDRQFMNQFAHKIIEIEDGQAFTYHGNYDAFVKQKQEKIEQQFAQYEEQQKKIKKMQETIKRLKQWANEANPPSDSLHRRAKSMEKALARIERVKKPTSTKKMNLALTMSERSGKEVLSLENITHSYGRTLFLNSHLAVYFQDRLAIVGQNGCGKSTLLKMVTGQVVPQQGLCKLGSNVKIGYLSQQFDYSNIEIRVVDAFRDIVAVSEAEARHNLAQFLFYGYDVFKKIKDLSGGEKMRLRLAQLMHQQINLLLLDEPTNHLDIESREVLEDTLEAFEGTIIAVSHDRYFLQKLFTKIAWIEQQQLTVYEGDYEWAKAKRETTCQVIEKVHVEKVQRKKQFSILEQIEKLEMKLKEPTLPTTQRTKLEQQLEASYEKWLLEE